The Microbacterium sp. SORGH_AS_0862 genome has a segment encoding these proteins:
- a CDS encoding DUF4395 domain-containing protein, translating into MPRRTPPGGAYGWFAYQPLAPQEAFSPGPWAILAYRAADPGFILLAVIAALFLWGVVSPRTAPWGVLYRKLVQPRLQPAREFEDPRPPRFAQGVGLFVTVVGVALHLIGVPWALPIAAAAAFIAAFLNTVFGLCLGCQLYLLLARAGIIRTASPV; encoded by the coding sequence GTGCCTCGGCGGACCCCTCCGGGGGGCGCGTACGGCTGGTTCGCCTACCAACCGCTCGCCCCCCAGGAGGCTTTCTCGCCGGGACCCTGGGCGATCCTCGCATACCGGGCGGCCGATCCCGGCTTCATCCTGCTGGCTGTGATCGCGGCGCTCTTCCTGTGGGGCGTGGTGTCGCCACGAACCGCCCCCTGGGGTGTGCTCTACCGAAAGCTTGTGCAGCCGCGCCTGCAGCCGGCGAGGGAGTTCGAGGACCCGCGCCCGCCGCGGTTCGCCCAGGGCGTGGGCCTGTTCGTCACGGTCGTCGGCGTGGCGCTGCACCTGATCGGCGTGCCGTGGGCGCTGCCGATCGCTGCAGCGGCCGCGTTCATCGCCGCCTTTCTGAACACGGTGTTCGGCCTGTGCCTCGGCTGCCAGCTGTACCTGCTGCTCGCCCGCGCGGGCATCATCCGAACCGCCAGCCCGGTCTGA
- a CDS encoding OsmC family peroxiredoxin has translation MSVTSEASTSWKGSLAEGSGEVALESSNQGPLAVNWKARSEGSTSVTTPEELLAAAHSSCFSMALSHALTENGTPPESIETTASVTFVPGTGISGSHLNVNASVPGLSSEDFARIAAEAKTGCPVSQALAGIEITLEATLA, from the coding sequence ATGAGTGTCACCAGCGAAGCCAGCACCAGCTGGAAGGGAAGCCTCGCAGAGGGATCGGGCGAGGTCGCCCTCGAGTCCTCCAACCAGGGCCCCCTGGCCGTCAACTGGAAGGCTCGCAGCGAGGGCTCGACGTCGGTCACGACGCCCGAGGAACTGCTGGCCGCGGCGCACTCGTCGTGCTTCAGCATGGCGCTCTCGCACGCACTGACCGAGAACGGCACCCCTCCCGAGAGCATCGAGACGACCGCATCCGTCACGTTCGTTCCGGGCACCGGGATCAGCGGCAGCCATCTGAACGTCAACGCGAGCGTGCCCGGCCTGTCGTCCGAGGACTTCGCCCGTATCGCCGCCGAGGCGAAGACGGGATGCCCGGTCTCGCAGGCGCTGGCGGGCATCGAGATCACGCTCGAGGCGACGCTTGCCTGA
- a CDS encoding TIGR01777 family oxidoreductase, with product MPEPRHVVVSGASGLIGSALVTSLRADGVRVTTLVRRPAQSADEVPWLQDAGPLDPAVLAGADAVVSLSGASVGRFPWTRSYKSTLLWSRLTPTRTLTRALRALGPDAPAFVSASAVGYYGSAPGVRQDESSGPGDGFLSRLTVDWEQAAREAGDETRVTLLRTAPVVHEQGVLKPLLLLTKLGLSGPIGHGTQAWPWISLDDEVGAIRHILAEQITGPVNLTGPTRATANDLGFALARRMNRPYVLRAPEWAVRAALGADATEALLTNDVDLVPGVLTSTGYRFTHPTVEDAVAAAVPAA from the coding sequence TTGCCTGAGCCCCGCCACGTCGTCGTCAGCGGCGCGTCCGGGCTCATCGGCAGCGCCCTCGTGACGTCGCTGCGCGCGGACGGCGTGCGGGTGACCACACTCGTGCGCCGTCCGGCGCAGAGCGCCGACGAGGTGCCGTGGCTGCAGGATGCAGGACCGCTCGATCCGGCCGTCCTCGCGGGGGCGGACGCCGTCGTGTCCCTGAGCGGCGCGAGCGTCGGACGCTTCCCCTGGACACGGTCGTACAAGAGCACGCTGCTGTGGTCCCGCCTCACGCCGACACGGACGCTCACTCGGGCGCTGCGCGCGCTCGGACCGGATGCTCCCGCGTTCGTCTCCGCCTCCGCCGTGGGCTACTACGGATCGGCTCCGGGCGTGCGCCAGGACGAGAGCTCCGGTCCGGGCGACGGCTTCCTGTCGCGGCTCACCGTCGACTGGGAGCAGGCCGCGCGCGAAGCCGGCGACGAGACCCGCGTGACGCTCCTGCGCACGGCCCCGGTGGTGCACGAGCAGGGCGTGCTCAAGCCTCTCCTGCTGCTCACCAAGCTCGGACTGTCCGGCCCGATCGGTCACGGCACCCAGGCGTGGCCGTGGATCTCGCTGGACGACGAGGTGGGGGCCATCCGCCACATCCTCGCCGAGCAGATCACCGGGCCGGTCAACCTGACGGGACCGACTCGCGCGACCGCCAACGATCTCGGCTTCGCGCTCGCGCGACGCATGAACCGGCCCTACGTTCTCCGCGCCCCGGAGTGGGCGGTTCGCGCGGCGCTCGGCGCGGACGCCACCGAGGCGCTGCTCACCAACGATGTCGACCTCGTGCCGGGGGTTCTGACCTCCACCGGCTACCGCTTCACGCATCCCACGGTGGAGGATGCGGTCGCCGCGGCGGTTCCCGCCGCCTGA
- the dapB gene encoding 4-hydroxy-tetrahydrodipicolinate reductase gives MTTRVAIVGATGKLGSIIRGVVEGEEGFELVAALSSRDDIQAIDDADLVIDASIPAISIDVVRAAIERGKNVLIGTSGWSAERIALVRPLADAADVGVVFVPNFSLGSVMGSALSAAAAPFFDSIEIVEAHRETKIDSPSGTAVRTAEMIAAARQGTGPVEAPHVDQRARGQQVASVPIHSLRRPGVVARQEVILSGAGESLSIVHDTIEPALAYAPGIRIALAAARDARGVHVGLDSFLDIGIRLPGTRSTGAGVTDGAASGQIAATTP, from the coding sequence ATGACGACGCGTGTGGCCATCGTGGGAGCAACCGGCAAGCTGGGAAGCATCATCCGCGGCGTGGTCGAGGGCGAAGAGGGCTTCGAGCTCGTCGCCGCTCTCTCGTCGCGAGACGACATCCAGGCCATCGACGATGCGGACCTCGTGATCGACGCCTCGATCCCCGCCATCTCCATCGACGTCGTCCGCGCGGCCATCGAACGCGGCAAGAACGTGCTGATCGGCACGAGCGGGTGGTCGGCGGAGCGCATCGCGCTCGTGCGCCCCCTGGCGGATGCGGCCGACGTGGGCGTCGTGTTCGTCCCGAACTTCTCGCTCGGCTCCGTGATGGGCTCGGCGCTGTCCGCTGCCGCGGCTCCCTTCTTCGATTCCATCGAGATCGTCGAGGCCCACCGGGAGACCAAGATCGACTCGCCCAGCGGAACCGCGGTGCGCACGGCCGAGATGATCGCGGCCGCCCGCCAGGGCACAGGCCCGGTCGAGGCGCCGCACGTCGACCAGCGGGCGCGCGGACAGCAGGTGGCCAGCGTCCCGATCCACTCGCTGCGTCGCCCCGGCGTCGTCGCGCGTCAGGAAGTCATCCTCTCGGGGGCGGGGGAGTCCCTCTCGATCGTCCACGACACGATCGAGCCGGCGTTGGCATACGCCCCCGGCATCCGCATCGCGCTCGCCGCCGCCCGCGACGCCCGTGGCGTGCACGTGGGACTCGACAGCTTCCTCGACATCGGAATCCGCCTGCCCGGAACACGCAGCACAGGCGCCGGGGTGACCGACGGCGCCGCTTCCGGCCAGATCGCTGCGACCACTCCGTGA
- a CDS encoding GNAT family N-acetyltransferase, producing the protein MPTLRALPADDPVSHELLTLYFARRAEGFPGGGYRTVFPDPAAFEEPNGVFLVLFDDAGEAIGCGGIRRIADGPTGVRYELKHLFVRPEARGSGGGRLLVTELEERARGFGAAELVLDTHHSLEAAGSLYARSGFTAIEPYNDNQNATRWYGKAL; encoded by the coding sequence ATGCCCACCCTGCGTGCCCTTCCCGCAGACGACCCCGTCAGTCACGAGCTGCTCACCCTGTACTTCGCCCGCCGCGCGGAGGGGTTCCCCGGCGGCGGATACCGCACGGTGTTCCCCGACCCTGCAGCCTTCGAGGAGCCGAACGGCGTGTTCCTCGTTCTCTTCGACGACGCCGGCGAGGCGATCGGTTGCGGCGGCATCCGTCGCATCGCCGACGGGCCCACGGGCGTCCGCTACGAGCTCAAGCATCTGTTCGTCCGGCCCGAGGCGCGCGGCAGCGGCGGCGGACGGCTGCTCGTGACCGAGCTCGAGGAGCGCGCCCGGGGCTTCGGGGCGGCAGAGCTTGTGCTCGACACCCATCACTCGCTCGAGGCAGCCGGCTCTCTCTATGCGCGCAGCGGTTTCACCGCCATCGAGCCGTACAACGACAACCAGAACGCCACGCGCTGGTACGGCAAGGCGCTGTGA
- a CDS encoding histidine phosphatase family protein, translated as MTHYIYLVRHGEHQDAEHGIDDGPLSPRGRRQAELLADRLSGVPFDAVWHSPLVRAAETARAVAERMPSITPEASSLLFDCVPTGMTEETPAVFEPFFGGITEAAVDAGRAQMADALAAFLVRKQGDVHELIITHNAVIGWFVREVLGAPDWRWMTLNQANAGLTVIAQRHGRPWTLVSHNDLAHLPFELRTGLPEVPPV; from the coding sequence GGCGAGCATCAGGATGCGGAGCACGGCATCGACGACGGACCGTTGTCGCCGCGTGGCCGCCGCCAGGCTGAGCTGCTGGCCGACCGACTCTCGGGCGTTCCGTTCGATGCCGTCTGGCACTCGCCGCTCGTGCGCGCCGCAGAGACGGCCCGCGCGGTGGCCGAGCGTATGCCGTCGATCACGCCGGAGGCCTCGTCACTGCTGTTCGACTGCGTTCCGACCGGGATGACGGAAGAGACCCCCGCGGTCTTCGAGCCGTTCTTCGGCGGTATCACGGAGGCCGCGGTGGATGCGGGGCGTGCGCAGATGGCCGACGCCCTCGCCGCCTTCCTCGTGCGCAAGCAGGGCGACGTGCACGAGCTGATCATCACGCATAACGCGGTGATCGGGTGGTTCGTGCGCGAGGTGCTGGGCGCGCCCGACTGGCGCTGGATGACGCTCAATCAGGCCAACGCGGGACTCACGGTCATCGCACAGCGCCACGGGCGTCCGTGGACGCTCGTCTCGCACAACGACCTCGCCCACCTGCCGTTCGAGCTGCGCACGGGCCTCCCCGAGGTCCCACCCGTCTGA